In 'Nostoc azollae' 0708, the following are encoded in one genomic region:
- a CDS encoding potassium-transporting ATPase subunit F, with protein sequence MTLFGVVTLSLCVYLLVLIFQPEKF encoded by the coding sequence ATCACTCTGTTCGGAGTTGTTACCCTGAGTCTTTGTGTTTATTTATTAGTTCTCATTTTTCAACCAGAGAAATTTTAA
- a CDS encoding response regulator, producing the protein MSSTTIKILLVQDDELFRLGLRVRLQQEADLEIIAEAEHGDTAIELVNQNCFDVVLLDVGLPGIGGIEAYHQIKQEYPNLPVLFLSSHSQKSLITKLVEVGAQGYCLKGVAAEKLLLALCSVAAGASWWDETVTKEVRSPFISALAMLSPVGSKK; encoded by the coding sequence ATGTCTTCTACCACAATAAAAATTCTCCTAGTTCAGGATGATGAACTTTTCCGTTTGGGCTTGCGTGTGCGATTGCAGCAGGAAGCAGATTTGGAGATTATCGCTGAAGCGGAACATGGTGACACAGCCATTGAGTTAGTCAACCAGAATTGTTTCGATGTTGTTCTTTTAGATGTAGGATTACCAGGAATCGGGGGTATTGAAGCCTATCACCAAATTAAACAAGAATATCCCAATTTGCCAGTTTTATTCCTCAGTTCCCATTCCCAAAAATCCCTGATTACGAAGTTAGTTGAAGTGGGCGCTCAAGGTTATTGTCTCAAAGGAGTAGCTGCTGAAAAATTGCTATTAGCTCTGTGTTCTGTAGCTGCTGGCGCATCTTGGTGGGATGAAACAGTAACCAAGGAAGTTCGTTCGCCATTTATATCTGCGTTAGCCATGCTATCGCCAGTTGGAAGCAAAAAATAG
- a CDS encoding ABC transporter permease, which translates to MTISIKDNLTWLQVQRYWELLHVLVVRTLKVRYRGSFLGVYWSLLNPLIMTGLYTAIFGATFSSYYGHSILNYVLAAFTGLVVINFFSASTSQALMSVVGNGALLNKICLPVSVFPVAMVAANIFQFSVGAFPLLALMTLVNSKSPVNVLALLFPFLALILVSTGIGFLVSALYVFFRDLPYFYELLVFVIWISSPIFYPAAIVPKQVKPFLSLNPLSPIIESLRQITLSGAPPDLGLIWGALLSGIIILSLGWTCFHLWRHQFMDLL; encoded by the coding sequence ATGACCATTTCTATCAAAGATAATTTAACTTGGTTGCAAGTCCAGCGTTACTGGGAACTGCTGCACGTCTTGGTAGTGCGGACTCTCAAAGTGCGTTATCGTGGTTCATTCTTGGGTGTTTATTGGTCGCTGCTGAACCCATTAATTATGACTGGGCTTTACACTGCCATTTTTGGAGCCACCTTCTCATCCTATTATGGTCACTCAATCCTCAACTACGTATTAGCAGCATTTACAGGATTGGTAGTAATCAATTTCTTCTCAGCTTCCACATCCCAAGCGTTGATGAGTGTAGTAGGTAATGGAGCATTATTAAATAAAATCTGTCTGCCAGTCAGTGTTTTCCCTGTAGCTATGGTAGCAGCGAATATATTTCAGTTTTCCGTTGGGGCATTTCCGTTACTAGCATTGATGACTTTAGTTAATTCCAAAAGTCCAGTCAATGTCCTAGCATTGCTATTTCCATTTTTGGCATTAATTCTAGTTTCCACTGGCATTGGATTTTTAGTCAGTGCTTTGTATGTATTTTTTAGAGATTTACCTTACTTTTATGAGTTACTTGTCTTTGTGATTTGGATCAGCAGCCCTATCTTTTATCCAGCAGCAATCGTACCAAAGCAAGTCAAACCATTCCTTAGTTTAAATCCCCTCTCCCCCATAATTGAAAGTCTCCGTCAAATTACATTATCAGGAGCACCACCAGATTTAGGTTTAATTTGGGGCGCTTTACTTAGTGGCATAATTATTTTGTCGTTAGGATGGACTTGTTTTCATCTGTGGCGACATCAGTTTATGGATTTACTGTAA
- a CDS encoding ABC transporter ATP-binding protein encodes MEVIRLDQVALWRRTQEEFSYDLKKTMLSILEGKYRQPAKKLVLGTVDLVVAQGEKIGIIGANGSGKSTLLKIISGILQPTSGTVRVRGHVAPLIELGAGFDSEISVMDNILLYGVLLGFSRTEMKERAQSILEFAELEDYALVPVKGLSSGMVARLGFAIATDVQPDILILDEVLSVGDESFKNKCKQRMDKFWDDNATVLVVSHDLEFVKQSCHRAIWINKGKIIFSGNAAQTVDYYLNSL; translated from the coding sequence ATGGAAGTTATTCGGCTGGATCAGGTTGCACTGTGGCGACGTACACAAGAAGAATTTTCTTATGATTTAAAGAAAACTATGCTTTCTATTTTAGAAGGTAAATATCGCCAGCCCGCCAAAAAATTAGTTTTAGGTACTGTTGATTTAGTAGTTGCTCAAGGCGAGAAGATAGGTATAATAGGTGCTAATGGTTCTGGTAAATCCACCCTTTTAAAGATAATTTCCGGTATTTTACAACCTACTAGTGGAACTGTAAGAGTACGTGGTCACGTAGCTCCTTTGATTGAACTAGGAGCAGGGTTTGATTCAGAAATTTCTGTCATGGATAATATACTGCTTTATGGTGTATTGCTGGGCTTTTCTAGGACTGAGATGAAAGAAAGAGCGCAGTCTATTTTGGAGTTTGCAGAATTGGAGGATTATGCTTTAGTTCCAGTTAAGGGTTTATCTTCAGGTATGGTCGCACGTTTGGGTTTTGCCATTGCCACAGATGTGCAGCCGGATATTTTGATTTTAGATGAGGTGTTATCGGTGGGAGATGAAAGTTTTAAGAATAAGTGCAAGCAAAGGATGGATAAGTTTTGGGATGATAATGCAACTGTTTTGGTTGTCTCTCACGATTTAGAATTTGTCAAACAATCTTGTCATCGGGCAATTTGGATAAATAAGGGAAAAATAATATTTTCTGGTAATGCTGCCCAAACTGTTGATTATTATTTGAATAGTTTGTAA